A single region of the Brachypodium distachyon strain Bd21 chromosome 3, Brachypodium_distachyon_v3.0, whole genome shotgun sequence genome encodes:
- the LOC100838799 gene encoding uncharacterized protein LOC100838799 codes for MRAATTDPSPAPSRSMLKRLFDRQLLRVSPADRLPLTAGEKDEVVEPSSVCLDGMVRSFLEEDGAGAEKAGHGGRYCNCFHGGDNSDEEGDDDAAGAASDAAETIKGLVHCATLRERNLLADVCAHLERHRAAGARRRELLRLVTASLRAAGHDAAVCVSRWDKSVSHPAGEHAYLDVLLPPASDRGARERVVVDVDFRAAFEVARPTKAYRALLQRLPAVFVGKDDRLRLLVAAAADAARASLKKRGLHLPPWRKLEYMRAKWLSAYDREAPASPDSAADEVPVGEETAAKPGWKFSL; via the exons ATGAGGGCCGCAACGACAGatccgtctccggcgccgtcgaggtcgaTGCTGAAGCGCCTGTTCGACCGGCAGCTGCTCCGGGTCTCCCCGGCGGATCGGCTTCCGTTGACGGCGGGGGAGAAGGATGAGGTGGTGGAGCCGAGCTCCGTGTGCCTGGACGGCATGGTCCGCAGCTTCctggaggaagacggcgccggcgcagagAAGGCGGGGCACGGCGGGCGGTACTGCAACTGCTTCCACGGCGGCGATAACTCGGACGAGGAAGGGGAtgacgacgccgccggcgcggcctcTGACGCCGCCGAAACCATCAAG GGGCTCGTCCATTGCGCCACGCTCCGGGAGCGCAACCTGCTGGCGGACGTCTGCGCGCACCTGGAGCGCCAccgcgcggcgggggcgcgccGACGCGAGCTCCTGCGCCTTGTGACCGCCTCgctgcgcgccgccggccacgaCGCGGCCGTGTGCGTCTCCCGCTGGGACAAGTCCGTCTCCCACCCCGCCGGCGAGCACGCGTACCTCGACGTGCTCCTCCCGCCGGCCTCCGACCGGGGCGCCCGGGAGCGGGTCGTCGTGGACGTCGACTTCCGGGCGGCGTTCGAGGTCGCGCGGCCCACCAAGGCCTACCGGGCCCTCCTGCAGCGCCTGCCGGCGGTGTTCGTCGGCAAGGAcgaccgcctccgcctcctcgtcgccgccgccgccgatgccgcaCGCGCTAGCTTGAAGAAGCGCGGGCTCCACCTCCCGCCGTGGCGGAAGCTCGAATACATGCGGGCCAAGTGGCTTTCGGCGTACGACCGCGAGGCGCCAGCTTCCCCTGACTCTGCTGCCGACGAGGTCCCCGTCGGAGAGGAAACTGCCGCTAAACCTGGTTGGAAATTTTCCCTTTGA